AATTTCAGGAGTGGGAGGAGCATGGGGGGAAGTGGGGGGCGGGAGTCGGGAGTCGGGTGAAGAAGAATCCAAAATCTAAAATCTAAAATCTAAAATCACTAATCCCACAAATCCAACCAGAGATTCGATCGCATAGCGTTTGGAGTAACGATAAGACGGATTAGAGTAGACTTGAAAAGTGCCGTTAAAACCACGGGAAGCGAGAGCAAGAGAAAAGCGATGGTAGTGTTGCAGCGATCGCACCATCAATTGACTGACTAATAGTCCTGTACTGTGCATCCACCGCTGGCGAGTCCGATAACCACCGCGTGCCCGTTGTGCCAGTTGAAGTTGCGTTAAAACATCGAGAAACAGAAAAATGAATCGATACATCAGTAGCAACAGATCAATCAACACCGTAGGGACACGACATTGACGCAAGATTGACAACAATTCTGCAAATGGAATAGTGAATAGAATGAATAACAGACAGGAAGTACAGGCAATCGATCGCATCCCCACTTCGATCGCCTGTACTAAGCCCGATTGACTGATAAAACCATACCAATTCCCCACCACCAGTCCCCCAAACGAATTCGTCTGGATCAGAGCACGTTGATCCACCGGGACAATCTCCAACACCAATGCTGGAATGCTGGTCAACAGAAAGATCAGCATCACGACCAGCACCGATCCATAGACCCTGACAGGAGTTCGAGCATAGCCA
The window above is part of the Synechococcales cyanobacterium T60_A2020_003 genome. Proteins encoded here:
- the cbiQ gene encoding cobalt ECF transporter T component CbiQ, producing the protein MHHHLDAYAYTNRLRPLPPQQKLIFALVVLAIALIAHPATQGVIFIWLSVWTVGYARTPVRVYGSVLVVMLIFLLTSIPALVLEIVPVDQRALIQTNSFGGLVVGNWYGFISQSGLVQAIEVGMRSIACTSCLLFILFTIPFAELLSILRQCRVPTVLIDLLLLMYRFIFLFLDVLTQLQLAQRARGGYRTRQRWMHSTGLLVSQLMVRSLQHYHRFSLALASRGFNGTFQVYSNPSYRYSKRYAIESLVGFVGLVILDFRF